The Streptomyces sp. V3I7 genome segment CACCTCGGCCGGTGTCTCCTCGGGACCCTCCCCGTTCTCGCTCGCCTTGAGCATGGCGATCGAGCGTTCCACTGCGTCCTCCGTCATCGGCTGCCCGGTGCGGAGCACCAGCATCATCTCGTCGAACACGCGCTGGATGAGGGCGACTTCACGAGCGTCGCCGACCGCGCTGATCTCGTTGCCCCGGACGTGGATGTCGGCCGCCGGGAAGGCCTTCTCGATCACGCGCAGGAGGGAGTCGCCGGAACCCAGCACGGTGACCATGGGGTGCTGGGCAGGGACCGTGAACTGTGCTCTCGCCTGGTCCTGCGCGGCGCTGTGAGCTGTGGGTGTCTGAGTCATGGGCCGGCTCTGTAGGCCTGCGGTTCCTCCTCGTCACGGCCGCACCGCCGAGGGCGGCCTCGCGGTTCCAGGGTACGACGGTGGAGTGACAACGCCGTAAGTCTTTTCCGCGGTTGTTCAGGCCGGTCGCCTGAAGCCGATCGTCGGGACCGCTCTGCGCAGGGGCCAGGGGCTTACCGGATCTCGGGGGATCAGGTCGGCCAGGAAGGCGTAGCGGCTCAGGGCGGCGGGGTCCTGGGTCTCGACGGACTGGACCTTGCGCCACCAGGCGCCGATCTCGGCCCAGCCGGGGGCGGAGAGGGAGCCGCCGAACTCCTGGACGGAGAGGGCGGCGGTGAGGCCCGCGAAGGCGAGGCGGTCGGCGAGCGGCCAGCCGGCCAGGCTGCCGGTGACGAAGCCGGCCACGAACACGTCCCCGGCGCCGGTCGGGTCGAGTGCCTCGACGGCGATGGCGGGCACCTCGGCAGCCTCCCCGGTGCGCCGGTCGACGGCGTACGCGCCCTCGGCGCCCAGGGTCACCACCGCCACCGGCACGTGCCGGGTCAGGGCGTGCGCGGCCGCGCGCGGGCAGTCGGCGCCGGTGTAGCGCATCGCCTCGGCGGCGTTCGGGAGGAATGCCTCGCAGTGCGCCAGGTCGGGGAGGGCCGCCAGGTCCCAGGCGCCCGTGTCGTCCCAGCCGACGTCGGCGAAGACCCGGGTGCCCTCGCTCGCGGCGTGGCCGATCCAGTGGGCGCTCACGCCCGGCGTCAGGGAGGCGACGGCGGCCCGCGCGCGGGGCGGGCAGTCCGGCGCCGGCTCCTCCGGGGGCGGCTCGTGTCCGTGCGAGACCATCGTGCGCTCGCCCTCGTACGCCATCGAGACGGTGACCGGCGAGTGCCAGCCGGGCACGGTGCGCGAGGGGGAGAGGTCGATGTTCTCGCCCCGGGCGAGCGCGTCCCAGCAGTAGTCGCCGTAGTGGTCGTCGCCGAAGGCCGCGGCGAGGGAGGTCCGCAGCCCGAGCCGGGCCAGCGCGGTGGCCATGTTGGCCACGCCGCCGGGGCTGGAGCCCATCCCCCGCGCCCAGGACTCCGTACCGCGCACCGGGGCGCAGTCAAGGCCGGTGAAGACGATGTCCAGGAAGACGGTGCCGGTCAGGTACACGTCCCAGGGCGGGTCGGCCGCCGTGCGCAGGCCGGCCAGCGGGTCGGTCTCGGACTGACGGTGCGGCTGCTCCAGGACGTACTCGGGCTGCAGGACGTGGTGTTCCGTTTCCCGTACGTGCTCCGGTTCCCGTACGTGCTCCGGTTCCCGTACGTGCTCCGGTTCCCCTCCGGCATACGCGTTGGACGCGGTCACGGTGCGCTCCCTGACGTCGTGCGGACCCGGCCAGTGTGCACCACGGCAGGAAGCACGGGAGGGACACGGGAGGCGACGGGCCTAGGAGAACGTGTACGCGTCCACCTCGGCGAGATACCGTGCGCGCCGCTCCTCGTCGTCCTCCAGGAAGGAGGCGAGGAAGGAGTTGCGGGCCAGCTCGCGCATCTGTTCCTTGGTCAGCCCCAGGCTGTCGTGCACGGCGTGGTAGTTGTCGGCGACGTAGCCGCCGAAGTAGGCCGGGTCGTCGGAGTTGACGGTGCACAGCAGCCCGGCGTCGAGCATGGCCGGCAGCGGGTGGTCGGCGAGGACGTCGACGGCGCGCAGCCGGACGTTGGACAGCGGGCACAGGGTCAGCGGGATGCGTTCGCGCACCAGTCGCTCGACCAGCGCCGGGTCCTCCATGCAGCGCAGCCCGTGGTCGACGCGCTCCACGCCGAGCACGTCGAGGGCCTCGGTGATGTACTCCGGCGGTCCCTCCTCACCGGCGTGCGCCACCCGGCGCAGACCGAGCGCGGCGGCGGCCTCGTACACCTCGCGGAACTTCACCGGCGGGTGGCCGACCTCGGCCGAGTCCAGGCCGACACCGGTGATCCGGTCCAGGTAGGGCCGGGCCAGCTCCAGGGTCTGAAGCGCCGACTCGGCGGTCTCGTCGCGCAGGAAGCACAGGATCAGCCTGGTGGAGATGGCCGGGCTCTCCTCTCCCCCACTCTCGGCTTCGCTCGAGCGGGGGGACCCCCAGCTGCCCAACGCCCGCCACAGCCCCTCCACGACGGTTCCCATCGACACGCCGCGCGCGAGGTGGGCCTGCGGGTCGAAGAAGATCTCCGCGTGCCGCACGCCCTGCTCGGCGGCGCGGGCGAGGTAGGCGTTCGCGAGGTCCTCGAAGTCCTGCTCGGTGCGCAGGACGGCCATCAGCTCGTAGTACAGGTTCAGGAAGGACTGGAGGTCCTCGAACTGGTACGCCTTGCGCAGCTCGTCGGTGGTCTCGTACGGCAGCGTGACGCCGTTGCGCTCGGCGAGGCGGAAGGCGAGCTCGGGTTCGAGGGTGCCTTCGATGTGCAGGTGCAGCTCTGCTTTGGGGAGGGGCATCAAAGCATCGTACGGGCGTTTTATGCGCGCTTCGGCACCGGCACTCGCAGCAGGTCGTGAGCTACCGTCAGCTCCCCCTCGAAACCGGCCGCCCGGGCCTGCCGCCCGAACTCCTCGGGGTCGGAGTAGCGCTGGCTGAAGTGGGTGAGCACCAGGTGGCGCACCCCGGCGTCGCGCGCCACCGACGCCGCCTGCCCGGCCGTCAGATGGCCGTGCTCGACGGCCAGGTCGATGTCCTCGTCGAGGAAGGTGGACTCGATGACGAGCATGTCGCAGCCCTCGGCGAGCGCGTACGCCCCCTCGCACAGGCGCGTGTCCATGACGAACGCGAACCGCTGTCCGCGGCGCACCTCGCTGACCTCGTCGAGCGTGACGTCCCCGAGCCGTCCCTCGCGCTGGATCCGGCCGACGTCGGGGTCTTTGATGCCGTGCGCGGCGAGCCGTTCGGGCAGCATGCGACGCCCGTCGGGTTCGACAAGCCGGTAGCCGTAGGAGTCGACGGGGTGGGAGAGCCTGCGGGCCTGAAGGGTGTACGACGCGGTCACCGCGAGGTCGCCGTCGGCGTCGACCGGGGCCTCGGTGATCCGGGCCGTCTCCCGGTAGGCGGTGGCGTACCGCAACCGGTCGAAGAAGCGCTGCCCGGAGCGCGGATAGTGGGCGGTGACCTCGTGCGGCACCTTGTCGAGGTTGATCCGCTGGACCACTCCGGGCAGGCCCAGCGCGTGGTCGCCGTGGAAATGGGTGACACAGATCCGGTTCAGGTCGTGGGCGGCGGCCCCGGCCCGCAGCATCTGGCGCTGCGTGCCCTCCCCCGGGTCGAACAGGATGCCCTCGCCGTCCCAGCGCAGCAGGTAGCCGTTGTGGTTGCGGTGCCGGGTGGGGACCTGGCTGGCGGTGCCGAGGACCACCAGTTCACGGACGGACACGGTGACTTATCCCGGGGGCCACTGCAGACCGCGCCCGCCGAGGACGTGTGCGTGGGCGTGCCAGACGGTCTGTCCGGCGCCGCTGCCGGTGTTGAAGACGACGCGGTAGCTCTCCAGCTTGTCGTCGTCGGCGACGGCCTGCGTCTCGCGCAGTATGTCGGCGGCGACGTCCGGCCTGGCGGCGGCGAGTTCGGCCGCGTCCCGGTAGTGCACCTTGGGGATCACCAGGACGTGGGTGGGCGCCTGGGGATTGATGTCCCGGAAGGCGATCGTCGTCTCCGTCTCCCGGACGATGGTCGCCGGAATCTGCCCCGCGACGATCTTGCAGAACAGGCAGTCTTCCTGCGGCTCCCCAGCCATGTGCCCTCCGGCGGTTGAGCGGGATCAGGTTTACGGGGGGCATCGTATCGTCGTCGGGTGCGGGTGTGCCGTGGCTGGTCGCTCCCCCAAGCTCTCGACTCGTTCGAGCAGGGAGGTACCCCCATCGCGGCGGAGCCGTATATCGATACAGCCCCGCGCCCCTTCAGGTCGGCAGAGTCGGCGGCGTCTTCACGGGCCGCTCCTCCAACGCTTCCAGCGCCAGTCTGATCGCCTCGTCCAGTTGTACGTCGCTCCCCGCCGCCCAGTCCTGTGGGCGCTGTACGACCTCGACGTCCGGGTCGACGCCGTGGTTCTCCACGCCCCAGCCGTAACCCTCCAGCCAGTAGGCGTACTTCGGCTGGGTGACGAGTGTGCCGTCGACGAGGGCGGTAGCGGCTGTCGATGCCGATCACGCCGCCCCAGGTGCGCGTGCCGACCACGGGGCCGATGCCGAGGGCGCGTATCGCCGCGTTGACGATGTCGCCGTCGGAGCCGGAGAACTCGTTGGCGACGGCGACCACGGGCCCGCGGGGCGCGTCCTGCGGGTAGCTGATGGGCCGCATCCCGCGCGGCACGGCCCAGCCGACGATCCGCCGGGCCAGCTTCTCCACGACGAGCTGGGAGGTGTGGCCGCCCCGGTTCTCCCGGACGTCGACGACCAGCCCCTCGCGGGTCACCTCGCTGCGCAGGTCGCGGTGGATCTGGGCCCAGCCGGGGGCCTGCATGTCGGGCACGTGGAGATAGCCGAGCCGGCCGCCCGAGCGCTCGTGGACGTGGGCGCGCCGGTCGGCGACCCAGGCGTGGTAGCGCAGCGGCTCCTCGTCGGCGAGCGGGATGACGACCGTGTGCCGCGGGTCGCCGCCGCCGGCGGGCGAGACGGTCAGCTCGACGGGCTGTCCGGCGGTTCCGACGAGCAGGGGGCCGGGTCCGGTCACCGGGTCGACCAGGTGGCCGCCGACGGCCACGATCGCGTCCCCGGCGCGCACGGCGACACCGGGCGCGGCGAGCGGGGCGCGGGCCTCGGGGTCGGAGGTCTCCGAGGGCAGGATGCGGTCGATGCGCCAACTGCCGTCCGGGTGGCGGGAGATGTCGGCGCCGAGCAGGCCCTGGCGGGCGCCGCCGTCGTATCCGCCGCGCGGGATGACGTAGGCGTGCGAGGTGCCGAGTTCGCCCTGCACCTCCCACAGCAGGTCGACCAGGTCGTCGTGGGTGGCGATGCGGTCGAGCACCGGGCGGTAGCGGTCGAGGACGCC includes the following:
- a CDS encoding carbohydrate kinase family protein, translated to MQPEYVLEQPHRQSETDPLAGLRTAADPPWDVYLTGTVFLDIVFTGLDCAPVRGTESWARGMGSSPGGVANMATALARLGLRTSLAAAFGDDHYGDYCWDALARGENIDLSPSRTVPGWHSPVTVSMAYEGERTMVSHGHEPPPEEPAPDCPPRARAAVASLTPGVSAHWIGHAASEGTRVFADVGWDDTGAWDLAALPDLAHCEAFLPNAAEAMRYTGADCPRAAAHALTRHVPVAVVTLGAEGAYAVDRRTGEAAEVPAIAVEALDPTGAGDVFVAGFVTGSLAGWPLADRLAFAGLTAALSVQEFGGSLSAPGWAEIGAWWRKVQSVETQDPAALSRYAFLADLIPRDPVSPWPLRRAVPTIGFRRPA
- a CDS encoding adenosine deaminase — translated: MPLPKAELHLHIEGTLEPELAFRLAERNGVTLPYETTDELRKAYQFEDLQSFLNLYYELMAVLRTEQDFEDLANAYLARAAEQGVRHAEIFFDPQAHLARGVSMGTVVEGLWRALGSWGSPRSSEAESGGEESPAISTRLILCFLRDETAESALQTLELARPYLDRITGVGLDSAEVGHPPVKFREVYEAAAALGLRRVAHAGEEGPPEYITEALDVLGVERVDHGLRCMEDPALVERLVRERIPLTLCPLSNVRLRAVDVLADHPLPAMLDAGLLCTVNSDDPAYFGGYVADNYHAVHDSLGLTKEQMRELARNSFLASFLEDDEERRARYLAEVDAYTFS
- a CDS encoding ribonuclease Z translates to MSVRELVVLGTASQVPTRHRNHNGYLLRWDGEGILFDPGEGTQRQMLRAGAAAHDLNRICVTHFHGDHALGLPGVVQRINLDKVPHEVTAHYPRSGQRFFDRLRYATAYRETARITEAPVDADGDLAVTASYTLQARRLSHPVDSYGYRLVEPDGRRMLPERLAAHGIKDPDVGRIQREGRLGDVTLDEVSEVRRGQRFAFVMDTRLCEGAYALAEGCDMLVIESTFLDEDIDLAVEHGHLTAGQAASVARDAGVRHLVLTHFSQRYSDPEEFGRQARAAGFEGELTVAHDLLRVPVPKRA
- a CDS encoding histidine triad nucleotide-binding protein, with translation MAGEPQEDCLFCKIVAGQIPATIVRETETTIAFRDINPQAPTHVLVIPKVHYRDAAELAAARPDVAADILRETQAVADDDKLESYRVVFNTGSGAGQTVWHAHAHVLGGRGLQWPPG